Proteins encoded within one genomic window of Triticum aestivum cultivar Chinese Spring chromosome 2D, IWGSC CS RefSeq v2.1, whole genome shotgun sequence:
- the LOC123052125 gene encoding nuclear transcription factor Y subunit A-7 isoform X1 → MEDHPGHPISNYDFLSGNGCHTKKLVHKNYDQDSSSAKSGRSQQEASATSDSNLNEQHTSRPPSQSDNDNDHGKPDQHMIKPLLSLGNPETVAPPPMIDCSQSFAYVPYAADAYAGIFPGYASHAIVHPQLNAATNSRVPLPIEPAAEEPMFVNAKQYHAILRRRQIRAKLEAQNKLVKARKPYLHESRHRHAMKRARGTGGRFLNTKQLEEQKQVSGGASCTKVHGKNTLLQGSPAFAPSASAPSNMSSFSTTGMLANQERTCFPLVGFRPTVSFSALNGNGKLAPNGMHQRASMMR, encoded by the exons ATGGAGGATCATCCTGGCCATCCTATTTCCAACTAT GATTTCTTGTCAGGGAATGGTTGTCATACGAAGAAATTAGTTCATAAGAACTACGACCAGGACTCCTCATCAGCCAAGTCTGGCCGGTCACAACAAGAAGCATCTGCAACGAGTGACAGTAATCTAAATGAGCAACACACCTCAAGACCCCCATCACAATCTG ACAATGACAATGATCATGGGAAGCCCGACCAGCACATGATAAAGCCGCTTTTATCTTTGGGGAACCCAGAGACTGTTGCTCCCCCGCCAATGATTGATTGTAGCCAATCATTT GCATATGTTCCTTATGCTGCTGATGCTTATGCTGGGATCTTTCCAGGATATGCCTCACACGCTATT GTTCATCCCCAATTAAATGCTGCAACAAACTCTCGTGTGCCGCTCCCTATTGAGCCTGCAGCAGAAGAGCCAATGTTTGTTAATGCAAAGCAATATCATGCAATTCTTAGGAGGAGGCAGATACGTGCTAAATTGGAGGCCCAAAATAAGCTCGTGAAAGCCCGGAAG CCATACCTTCATGAATCTCGGCACCGCCATGCCATGAAGCGAGCTCGTGGAACAGGAGGGCGGTTCCTCAACACAAAGCAACTCGAGGAGCAGAAGCAGGTTTCAGGTGGTGCAAGCTGTACAAAGGTCCATGGCAAGAATACACTCCTTCAGGGTAGCCCGGCCTTCGCACCTTCGGCATCAGCTCCCTCCAACATGTCAAGCTTTTCAACAACCGGCATGCTGGCTAATCAGGAGCGCACCTGCTTCCCCTTGGTTGGCTTCCGTCCCACGGTTAGCTTCAGTGCACTGAATGGCAACGGGAAGCTGGCCCCGAACGGCATGCACCAGCGCGCTTCCATGATGAGGTAA
- the LOC123052127 gene encoding uncharacterized protein yields the protein MLHRSLLHRAAEAADRAASAQRHPTQPVDSSDPSTGRRRSAARQTRPMATRALHSPRLTSPPLTGRHAAARCKCSAAPLFAKRLPLVVAFPRSVASCCAVQESSAGAAAAAATTVSETKDAGGDKKEAAAAEAKPAAKPAAAKPKKAPPKPLPEMMEEEIIPPLKTALEAEEDVSQVVLTFQNNTLEGSFVKEDIPYYFWAFFPQGDLTGPKGFAMTSYSMEVSTIEPFLIDEKRITPQYVVFWVYKRLAGQGVLPVWRAEDLSPAPAE from the exons ATGCTGCACCGGTCTCTTCTCCATCGGGCTGCAGAGGCTGCAGATAGAGCGGCGTCGGCGCAGCGCCACCCAACCCAACCAGTGGACAGCAGCGACCCATCCACCGGAAGGCGTCGATCGGCTGCGCGACAGACTCGTCCCATGGCGACCCGGGCTCTGCACTCGCCGAGGCTCACGAGCCCGCCGCTCACGGGCCGGCATGCGGCGGCGAGGTGCAAGTGCTCCGCCGCGCCGCTCTTCGCGAAGCGACTTCCGCTCGTCGTCGCCTTCCCTCGCTCCGTCGCCTCCTGCTGCGCCGTGCAGGAGTcatccgccggcgccgccgccgccgccgcaaccactg TTAGCGAGACGAAGGATGCGGGCGGTGACAAGAAGGAAGCCGCCGCCGCGGAGGCGAAGCCGGCAGCCAAGCCAGCAGCGGCCAAGCCGAAGAAGGCCCCGCCGAAGCCACTGCCGGAGATGATGGAGGAAGAGATCATCCCTCCTCTCAAGACCGCGCTGGAGGCCGAGGAGGACGTGTCCCAAGTCGTGCTGACTTTCCAGAACAACACG TTGGAAGGTTCCTTCGTGAAGGAAGACATACCCTACTACTTCTGGGCCTTCTTTCCACAGGGAGACCTCACAG GACCCAAGGGCTTTGCGATGACGTCCTACTCCATGGAGGTGAGCACCATCGAGCCGTTCCTGATCGACGAGAAGAGGATCACTCCACAGTACGTGGTGTTCTGGGTGTATAAGAGGCTGGCCGGCCAGGGGGTCCTCCCTGTCTGGAGGGCAGAGGACCTGAGTCCTGCTCCTGCAGAGTAG
- the LOC123052125 gene encoding nuclear transcription factor Y subunit A-7 isoform X2: MEDHPGHPISNYDFLSGNGCHTKKLVHKNYDQDSSSAKSGRSQQEASATSDSNLNEQHTSRPPSQSDNDNDHGKPDQHMIKPLLSLGNPETVAPPPMIDCSQSFAYVPYAADAYAGIFPGYASHAIVHPQLNAATNSRVPLPIEPAAEEPMFVNAKQYHAILRRRQIRAKLEAQNKLVKARKISATDLFGCLGNIQRTNLIREYIFVLMMKTSGRGIFLVSAYHVASCNIHLFSILVPEGLYPST; encoded by the exons ATGGAGGATCATCCTGGCCATCCTATTTCCAACTAT GATTTCTTGTCAGGGAATGGTTGTCATACGAAGAAATTAGTTCATAAGAACTACGACCAGGACTCCTCATCAGCCAAGTCTGGCCGGTCACAACAAGAAGCATCTGCAACGAGTGACAGTAATCTAAATGAGCAACACACCTCAAGACCCCCATCACAATCTG ACAATGACAATGATCATGGGAAGCCCGACCAGCACATGATAAAGCCGCTTTTATCTTTGGGGAACCCAGAGACTGTTGCTCCCCCGCCAATGATTGATTGTAGCCAATCATTT GCATATGTTCCTTATGCTGCTGATGCTTATGCTGGGATCTTTCCAGGATATGCCTCACACGCTATT GTTCATCCCCAATTAAATGCTGCAACAAACTCTCGTGTGCCGCTCCCTATTGAGCCTGCAGCAGAAGAGCCAATGTTTGTTAATGCAAAGCAATATCATGCAATTCTTAGGAGGAGGCAGATACGTGCTAAATTGGAGGCCCAAAATAAGCTCGTGAAAGCCCGGAAG ATTTCAGCTACAGATTTATTCGGCTGCCTTGGTAATATTCAGAGGACTAATCTGATCCGTGAGTACATTTTTGTACTAATGATGAAAACCTCTGGCAGAGGCATATTCCTAGTCAGTGCATACCATGTTGCAAGTTGCAACATTCATTTGTTCAGCATTTTAGTTCCTGAAGGCTTGTACCCATCTACCTAG
- the LOC123052126 gene encoding uncharacterized protein → MLAYLLHAPAAAAPSPLALRGPPTAASKTPFLPPSVARPHRRAAAAGAFSAAAVGPIAASLLEGPVLLWAGRLCVYYALIHIGLAGSPRSPFLSHEIRGEDGAGESDLGFSKWADKLRGGAPGDKEGQDKWKLVSKWKPTTKGTLKRMYRVPSKEEGRRILKEIALVLSEDDNFVDASTHKGCQIRRESAHGESVCCYNVRALFDELPGPHLVLEITPFPVGTLTESDYRKAERLEMVLRMSASL, encoded by the exons ATGCTCGCCTACCTCCtccacgcgcccgccgccgccgcgcccagcccgCTCGCCCTCCGCGGGCCGCCGACCGCCGCGTCCAAGACCCCCTTCCTCCCGCCCTCCGTCGCCCGCCCGCACAGGCGCGCCGCCGCGGCGGgcgccttctccgccgccgccgtcggccccATCGCGGCCTCGCTGCTCGAGGGCCCCGTGCTGCTCTGGGCCGGCCGCCTCTGCGTCTACTACGCGCTCATCCACATCGGCCTCGCGGGATCCCCGCGCAGCCCCTTCCTCTCCCACG AGATTCGAGGCGAGGACGGCGCCGGGGAGAGCGACCTAGGGTTCTCCAAGTGGGCCGACAAGCTCCGTGGCGGCGCACCAG GCGACAAAGAAGGCCAGGATAAGTGGAAGCTAGTCAGCAAATGGAAACCCACAACCAAAGGCACACTAAAGAGGATGTACCGAGTTCCTTCAAAGGAAGAAGGTCGCCGAATTCTTAAAGAAATTGCTTTGGTTCTATCTGAAGATGACAATTTTGTGGATGCTTCCACTCACAAG GGTTGTCAAATCAGGAGGGAAAGCGCGCATGGAGAGAGCGTATGTTGCTACAATGTAAGAGCCTTGTTTGATGAGCTTCCTGGCCCTCACCTAGTTCTGGAGATTACACCTTTTCCTGTTGGAACCCTCACTGAGAGTGACTACCGCAAGGCCGAGAGGCTTGAAATGGTGCTGAGGATGAGTGCCTCCCTTTAA